The Mercurialis annua linkage group LG2, ddMerAnnu1.2, whole genome shotgun sequence genome contains a region encoding:
- the LOC126670046 gene encoding uncharacterized protein LOC126670046 — protein sequence MVTDGWSLLSRFQRVVKKVKVLLSLDINRWRLVASMIGASSISNNSRRLSFNGASLVTKNSGRLSFNERAGLKACVDDTESEDCSARNNDFSPRFELHRTISNQSEDDIDKRAELFIENFRRQLQIERQISLELKYFQGDNNSFKLMSP from the coding sequence atGGTGACGGATGGTTGGTCTTTGCTTAGCCGATTCCAAAGGGTAGTGAAAAAGGTAAAAGTTCTGCTAAGTCTCGATATTAATCGGTGGCGTTTAGTGGCTTCAATGATCGGAGCTTCTTCGATATCAAACAATTCTCGTCGCCTTAGCTTCAACGGAGCTTCTTTGGTGACGAAGAACTCCGGTCGCCTTAGCTTCAACGAAAGAGCGGGGTTGAAGGCTTGTGTGGATGATACAGAATCAGAAGATTGTTCGGCAAGAAATAATGATTTTTCTCCAAGGTTTGAACTACATAGAACCATAAGTAACCAATCAGAAGATGATATTGACAAGAGAGCTGAGTTGTTTATTGAGAATTTTCGTCGTCAACTTCAGATTGAGCGACAAATATCGTTGGAACTTAAGTATTTTCAAGGagataataatagttttaaattgaTGTCACCTTGA
- the LOC126669151 gene encoding uncharacterized protein LOC126669151 has protein sequence MSLSKLPVNSPPAAKKVEHVMEMFGDLRIDHHYWLRDDSRSDSDVISHLQQENAYTNSFMSGTKEFEEQLFAEIKGRIKEEDISAPRRKGPYYYYTRTLEGKEYVQHCRRFILNNEVPPSVHDVMGTGPNDPPEHVILDENVKAQGNEYYSIDAFEVSPNHKLVAYAEDTKGDEVYTVYVMDVETGDLVEKPLTGTTSSVQWAGNDFLVYGTIDEVHRSDKVWLHKLGTDQSSDSCLYHEKDDKFCLGLAASESEKYIFIVSDSQCTRSVLYIDVSNPEGGAKVFAPCVHGVDITVSHRGNHFFIQRRTDELFNSELLACPVDNICATTVLIPHRESTKIWHVQLFADHLAVYERENGLPKITTYQLPAIDEPVTSLAGGQTVDFIDPVYCVDSEESEFSSSILRFSYSSLRTPLSVYEYDMNTGICVLKKIETVLGGFDSSNFITERKWATASDGTQIPISIVYRKDLVKLDGSHPLLLYGYGSYEMSIDPTFKASMLSLLDRGFSYAIAHIRGGGEMGRQWYENGKFLKKKNTFTDFITCAEFLIEQRYCSKENLCIEGRSAGGLLIGSVLNMRPDLFKAAIAGVPFLDVLTTMLDPSIHLTTEEWEEWGDPSEEEFYFYMKSYSPVDNVKPQNYPNILVTTGLHDPRVLYSEPAKFVAKLRSMKTDDNVVLLKCDLCAGHSSKSGRFEKLQEDAFKYTFLLKVLNMIPDLGSAQN, from the exons ATGTCTTTATCAAAATTACCGGTGAATTCGCCACCGGCGGCGAAGAAAGTGGAGCATGTTATGGAAATGTTCGGCGATCTTAGAATAGATCATCACTACTGGCTCCGCGACGACTCTCGCTCTGATTCTGATGTCATTTCTCATCTCCAACAAGAAAACGCCTACACTAATTCCTTTATGTCCG GAACCAAAGAATTTGAGGAGCAGCTTTTCGCTGAAATAAAAGGGCGAATAAAGGAGGAGGACATATCTGCACCCAGAAGAAAAGGACCTTACTACTACTATACGAGGACTCTTGAGGGCAAGGAATATGTTCAGCATTGTCGACGCTTCATATTGAACAATGAAGTCCCTCCTTCAGTTCATGATGTTATGGGGACTGGGCCTAATGATCCTCCTGAGCATGTTATACTGGATGAGAATGTTAAGGCTCAAGGGAATGAATATTATAGCATTGATGCTTTCGAG GTTAGTCCAAATCACAAACTGGTTGCATATGCAGAAGATACTAAGGGGGATGAAGTTTACACAGTTTATGTTATGGATGTGGAAACTGGGGACCTTGTTGAGAAGCCATTGACTGGTACGACTTCATCTGTTCAGTGGGCCGGGAATGATTTTCTTGTTTATGGCACAATTGATGAAGTGCATCGTTCTGATAAG GTGTGGTTACACAAGTTGGGAACAGATCAATCAAGTGATTCTTGCCTTTATCACGAGAAGGATGATAAATTTTGTCTGGGTCTTGCAGCCTCAGAGAGTGAAAAGTATATATTTATTGTATCTGACAGCCAATGTACGAGGTCTGTCTTGTATATCGATGTTTCTAATCCTGAAGGTGGTGCTAAGGTTTTTGCACCATGCGTACACGGTGTTGATATAACTGTCAGCCATCGAGGAAATCATTTCTTTATTCAAAGGAGAACTGATGAGCTTTTCAATTCAGAGCTACTGGCCTGTCCAGTTGATAACATCTGTGCAACTACAGTTCTGATTCCTCACAGGGAAAG TACAAAAATTTGGCATGTACAGCTCTTTGCTGACCATCTAGCTGTATATGAGCGCGAAAATGGTCTGCCTAAAATAACAACATATCAGCTCCCAGCCATTGATGAGCCAGTCACAAGCCTCGCAGGTGGTCAAACTGTTGATTTTATTGACCCCGTATACTGTGTGGATTCAGAAGAGTCAGAATTTTCTTCTAGCATTTTGAGGTTTTCATACAGTTCATTGAGGACTCCTCTCTCTGTGTATGAATATGATATGAACACAGGCATCTGTGTTCTGAAGAAGATTGAAACA GTCTTGGGAGGTTTTGATTCATCTAATTTCATTACTGAAAGGAAATGGGCCACAGCTTCAGATGGCACCCAGATTCCTATATCAATAGTTTACAGGAAGGACCTTGTGAAACttgatggatctcatccattaCTGCTTTATGGCTATGGCTCATATGAG ATGAGTATTGATCCCACATTTAAGGCATCGATGCTTTCTTTATTGGATCGTGGCTTTAGCTACGCGATAGCTCATATTCGCGGAGGCGGTGAAATGGGGAGACAGTGGTATGAGAATGGGAAGTTCTTGAAGAAAAAGAATACCTTTACAGATTTTATTACTTGTGCAGAATTTTTAATTGAACAGAGGTATTGTTCAAAGGAAAATTTGTGCATCGAAGGCAGAAGTGCCGGTGGATTGCTTATTGGTTCTGTTCTTAATATGAGGCCTGATCTGTTCAAGGCTGCAATTGCTGGTGTACCTTTTCTGGATGTTCTGACTACTATGCTGGATCCAAGTATCCATCTTACGACTGAAGAGTGGGAG GAATGGGGAGACCCTAGTGAGGAAGAGTTCTACTTCTACATGAAGTCATATTCCCCAGTTGATAAT GTTAAGCCTCAAAATTATCCCAACATCCTCGTTACAACAGGCTTGCATG ATCCACGAGTTTTGTACTCAGAACCTGCTAAATTTGTGGCAAAATTGAGAAGTATGAAAACTGATGACAATGTGGTTTTACTCAAGTGTGATCTCTGCGCTGGACATTCTTCAAAGTCGGGAAG ATTTGAGAAGCTTCAAGAGGATGCATTCAAATATACTTTTCTGTTGAAGGTTCTTAATATGATTCCTGATCTTGGGTCTGCCCAGAATTGA